In the Colwellia sp. 20A7 genome, one interval contains:
- the serC gene encoding 3-phosphoserine/phosphohydroxythreonine transaminase produces the protein MSEVFNFCAGPAMLPKPVMAKAQEEFIHWNNTGSSVMELSHRSDVYMAMAAKAEADLRDLMAIPNNYKVLFCHGGGRGQFSAVPLNLLPPGKSADYIVNGSWSKAAAIEAKNFGEINVINIREEHSDGEISLVPSEQWPLNSDAAYVHYCPNETVDGIEINDVPNTNGIPLVADMSSTILSHEIDVSKFGVIYAGAQKNIGPSGLTIVIIREDLLGNAQKATPCIMNYETSANNDSMYNTPPTYAWYLAGLVFQWLKAFGGVKAIAKVNQLKAELLYQTIDASDFYTNTVEHQYRSKMNIPFWLKDESLNEKFLAQAEQRGLMALQGHRIVGGMRASIYNAMPIEGVQALVDFMQEFEKGNK, from the coding sequence ATGTCAGAAGTATTTAATTTTTGTGCTGGACCCGCAATGTTGCCAAAACCAGTAATGGCAAAAGCCCAAGAAGAATTTATTCATTGGAACAACACCGGCAGTTCAGTAATGGAACTAAGCCATCGTAGTGATGTTTATATGGCTATGGCTGCAAAGGCTGAAGCCGATTTACGTGATCTTATGGCTATTCCAAACAATTACAAAGTACTATTTTGTCATGGTGGTGGTCGAGGTCAATTTTCAGCAGTACCGCTAAACTTACTACCACCAGGTAAATCAGCTGACTATATCGTTAATGGTTCATGGTCAAAAGCGGCAGCTATTGAAGCGAAAAACTTCGGTGAAATTAATGTTATTAATATTCGAGAAGAGCACTCTGACGGTGAAATAAGCCTTGTTCCAAGTGAACAATGGCCACTCAATAGTGATGCTGCCTATGTTCATTACTGTCCTAACGAAACGGTTGATGGTATTGAAATTAATGATGTGCCTAATACCAACGGTATTCCACTTGTTGCTGATATGTCATCCACTATCTTATCTCATGAAATAGATGTTAGTAAATTTGGTGTTATTTATGCTGGAGCTCAAAAAAATATTGGGCCTTCAGGTTTAACAATTGTCATTATCCGTGAAGATTTACTTGGGAATGCACAAAAAGCGACACCTTGTATCATGAACTACGAAACATCAGCAAACAATGATTCTATGTATAACACTCCGCCAACTTATGCGTGGTATCTAGCAGGATTAGTTTTTCAATGGCTTAAAGCATTTGGCGGCGTAAAAGCCATCGCCAAAGTTAACCAACTAAAAGCTGAATTGCTATATCAAACAATTGATGCGAGTGATTTCTATACTAATACTGTCGAACATCAATACCGAAGTAAGATGAATATTCCATTTTGGCTTAAAGATGAAAGCTTAAATGAAAAGTTTTTAGCACAAGCTGAACAGCGAGGCTTAATGGCTTTACAAGGTCATAGAATTGTCGGTGGTATGCGTGCAAGTATATACAATGCAATGCCAATTGAAGGTGTGCAAGCGTTGGTTGATTTTATGCAAGAATTTGAAAAGGGGAATAAGTAG
- the aroA gene encoding 3-phosphoshikimate 1-carboxyvinyltransferase: protein MEQLTLQPIGKINGEIFLPGSKSLSNRALLIAALASGVTKITNLLVSEDIEHMLNALTTLGIKYTLSDCGTECTVVGNNGFFKTDTPLELYLGNAGTAMRPLCAALAASEGEFVLTGEPRMKERPIGHLVDALAQLGAGIEYLENKDYPPVKISGKALTGNIVSIDGSISSQFLTAILMIAPLLKTDTKIEIEGELVSKPYIDITLNIMSRFGVDVKNNNYQSFTVTGNQSYQAVEKYMVEGDASSASYFLAAGAIKGGKVTVHGVGTLSVQGDKHFADVLEKMGAEVTWADESITVVGKPLTAVDMDMNHIPDAAMTIATTALFAKGTTSIRNIYNWRVKETDRLTAMATELRKVGAEVVEGEDFISITPPETLKHAEIDTYNDHRVAMCFSLVALSDTPVTINDPKCTAKTFPDYFDKLAEVSC, encoded by the coding sequence ATGGAGCAGTTAACATTACAGCCAATTGGCAAGATTAACGGCGAGATTTTCTTACCAGGCTCAAAAAGCTTATCTAATCGTGCATTGCTAATTGCAGCATTAGCGAGTGGCGTGACTAAAATTACTAACTTACTTGTTAGTGAAGATATTGAGCATATGCTTAACGCATTAACAACACTTGGAATAAAATACACGTTAAGTGATTGTGGTACAGAATGTACTGTTGTTGGCAATAATGGCTTTTTTAAAACAGATACACCATTAGAGTTATATTTAGGTAATGCTGGTACGGCTATGCGCCCATTGTGTGCAGCATTAGCTGCTAGTGAAGGCGAATTTGTTTTAACAGGTGAGCCAAGAATGAAAGAAAGACCTATTGGTCACTTGGTCGATGCACTTGCACAACTTGGTGCGGGTATAGAATACCTTGAAAATAAAGATTATCCACCAGTTAAAATATCTGGTAAAGCGTTAACAGGTAATATTGTCAGTATTGATGGTTCAATTTCAAGTCAGTTTTTAACGGCGATATTAATGATAGCGCCTTTATTAAAAACAGACACTAAAATTGAAATTGAAGGCGAATTAGTCTCTAAACCATATATAGATATTACACTTAATATCATGAGTCGATTTGGCGTTGATGTAAAAAACAACAACTATCAATCTTTCACGGTAACTGGTAATCAATCTTACCAAGCTGTTGAAAAGTATATGGTCGAAGGCGATGCATCTTCAGCGTCATACTTTTTAGCTGCCGGTGCAATTAAAGGTGGAAAAGTCACTGTACATGGTGTTGGAACATTAAGTGTTCAAGGTGATAAGCATTTTGCTGATGTACTCGAGAAAATGGGTGCAGAGGTTACTTGGGCTGATGAATCTATCACTGTTGTGGGTAAACCACTGACGGCGGTTGATATGGATATGAATCATATCCCTGATGCGGCAATGACCATTGCAACAACCGCACTTTTTGCGAAAGGCACAACAAGCATTCGTAATATTTATAATTGGCGAGTTAAAGAAACCGATAGATTAACAGCTATGGCAACAGAGCTCAGAAAAGTTGGAGCAGAGGTTGTTGAGGGTGAAGATTTTATCTCTATTACACCGCCAGAAACATTAAAACACGCTGAAATTGATACTTATAACGATCATCGTGTTGCGATGTGTTTTTCGCTTGTGGCTTTAAGTGATACACCAGTCACTATCAATGACCCTAAATGTACCGCGAAAACATTTCCTGATTATTTTGACAAGTTAGCGGAAGTTTCTTGTTAA
- the cmk gene encoding (d)CMP kinase, translated as MLESIPVITIDGPSGAGKGTVARIVAEQLGWHLLDSGAIYRVLAVATQHHHVNLDDEEHLIPMAAHLDVQFEITVEGESKVILEGEDVTDTIRTEEIGALASKVAAFPRVREALLRRQRAFSVAPGLVADGRDMGTVVFSKAPVKVFLTASAEERAERRFNQLKEKGFDVKIGRLLDDIRQRDERDSNREVAPLIPAEGALIIDSTGLSIQEVVNKVLSFANGKLT; from the coding sequence ATGCTGGAAAGCATTCCCGTAATTACTATTGATGGCCCAAGTGGGGCAGGCAAAGGAACTGTTGCCAGAATTGTGGCTGAACAGCTTGGCTGGCACTTACTCGATAGTGGTGCTATCTATCGTGTACTTGCTGTAGCAACCCAACATCATCATGTTAACCTTGATGATGAGGAACATTTGATTCCTATGGCTGCACACCTGGATGTACAATTTGAAATAACGGTCGAAGGCGAAAGTAAAGTTATTTTAGAAGGTGAAGATGTCACTGACACTATTAGAACAGAAGAAATTGGTGCTTTAGCGTCAAAAGTGGCTGCCTTTCCACGTGTTCGTGAAGCTTTACTACGCCGACAGCGTGCATTTAGTGTTGCTCCTGGGCTAGTTGCTGATGGTCGCGATATGGGAACGGTTGTTTTTTCTAAAGCACCAGTGAAAGTATTTTTGACGGCTAGCGCAGAAGAAAGAGCCGAACGCCGATTTAATCAGTTGAAAGAGAAGGGCTTTGATGTTAAAATCGGGCGCCTTTTGGATGACATACGTCAACGAGATGAAAGAGATAGCAACCGAGAAGTAGCTCCTCTTATTCCCGCAGAAGGTGCGTTAATTATTGATTCTACTGGCCTTTCTATACAAGAAGTGGTCAATAAAGTCCTTTCATTTGCGAATGGAAAGTTAACATAA
- the rpsA gene encoding 30S ribosomal protein S1 — protein sequence MMENFAELFEESLKEIETRPGSIIRGTIVKVTKDNVIVDAGLKSESVISIDQFKNAAGEVEAVVGDEVDVSLKATDDGFGETILSRDDAKRHEAWQVLEKAYEEKETIIGVINGKVKGGFTVEVSNIRAFLPGSLVDVRPVRDTAHLEGKDLEFKVIKLDQKRNNVVVSRRAVIEAEGSAERDELLESLAEGQEVKGIVKNLTDYGAFVDLGGIDGLLHITDMAWKRVKHPSEIVNVGDEIQVKVLKFDRERTRVSLGMKQLGEDPWVAIANRYPEGSKLSGRVTNLTDYGCFVEIQEGVEGLVHVSEMDWTNKNIHPSKVVNLGDTVEVLVLEIDEERRRISLGLKQCIANPWEEFAKNFNKGDKVSGKIKSITDFGIFIGLDGGIDGLVHLSDISWAGGEEAVRDYKKGDEITAIVLQVDPERERISLGVKQAEDDPFNMYLTDKKKGTIVTGKVTEVDAKGATIELAESVEGYLRVSDISVERIEDASTVIKVGDDVEAKFMGVDRKNRTISLSIKAKDQAEERDAMDNLNQVEETGLSAMAAAFKNAKN from the coding sequence ATGATGGAAAATTTTGCAGAACTTTTTGAAGAAAGTTTAAAAGAAATCGAAACTCGCCCGGGTTCAATTATCCGTGGCACAATCGTTAAAGTAACCAAAGACAACGTAATTGTTGACGCTGGTCTTAAATCTGAGAGTGTAATCTCAATCGACCAATTCAAAAACGCTGCAGGCGAAGTTGAAGCGGTTGTTGGTGATGAAGTGGATGTATCGCTTAAAGCTACAGATGATGGTTTCGGTGAAACTATACTTTCACGTGACGATGCTAAACGTCACGAAGCATGGCAAGTACTTGAAAAAGCTTACGAAGAAAAAGAAACTATTATCGGTGTTATCAACGGTAAAGTTAAAGGTGGTTTCACGGTTGAAGTTAGCAATATTCGCGCTTTTTTACCGGGTTCATTAGTTGACGTACGTCCAGTACGTGACACAGCTCACCTTGAAGGTAAAGATTTAGAATTCAAAGTTATTAAGCTTGATCAAAAGCGTAATAACGTAGTTGTTTCACGTCGTGCTGTTATCGAAGCTGAAGGCAGTGCAGAACGTGATGAATTACTAGAGTCATTAGCGGAAGGCCAAGAAGTTAAAGGTATCGTTAAGAACCTTACTGACTACGGTGCATTCGTAGACTTAGGCGGCATTGACGGCCTACTTCACATCACAGATATGGCTTGGAAACGCGTTAAGCACCCAAGTGAAATTGTAAATGTTGGTGATGAAATTCAAGTTAAAGTATTGAAATTTGACCGTGAGCGCACTCGTGTATCTCTAGGTATGAAGCAGTTAGGCGAAGATCCATGGGTAGCAATTGCTAACCGTTACCCAGAAGGTTCTAAACTTTCTGGTCGCGTAACTAACTTAACTGACTACGGTTGTTTCGTTGAAATCCAAGAAGGCGTTGAAGGTTTAGTTCACGTTTCTGAAATGGATTGGACTAACAAAAACATCCACCCATCTAAAGTTGTTAACTTAGGTGACACAGTTGAAGTTCTAGTACTAGAAATTGACGAAGAACGTCGTCGTATTTCTCTAGGTCTTAAACAGTGTATTGCTAACCCTTGGGAAGAGTTTGCTAAAAACTTCAACAAAGGCGATAAAGTATCAGGTAAGATCAAGTCAATTACTGACTTCGGTATCTTCATTGGTCTTGACGGCGGCATAGATGGTTTAGTTCACTTATCTGATATTTCATGGGCTGGCGGTGAAGAAGCTGTTCGTGATTATAAGAAAGGCGATGAAATCACTGCTATCGTACTTCAAGTTGACCCTGAGCGTGAGCGTATCTCTCTTGGCGTTAAACAAGCTGAAGATGACCCGTTCAACATGTACCTAACTGATAAGAAGAAAGGTACTATTGTTACTGGTAAAGTAACTGAAGTTGACGCTAAAGGCGCTACAATTGAGTTAGCTGAAAGTGTTGAAGGTTACTTACGTGTTAGCGACATTTCTGTAGAACGTATCGAAGATGCATCTACAGTAATTAAAGTTGGTGATGACGTTGAAGCTAAGTTTATGGGTGTGGATCGTAAGAACCGTACTATCAGCTTATCTATCAAAGCAAAAGACCAAGCAGAAGAGCGTGATGCAATGGATAACCTAAACCAAGTTGAAGAAACTGGTTTAAGTGCTATGGCAGCAGCGTTCAAAAACGCTAAAAACTAA
- the ihfB gene encoding integration host factor subunit beta, whose protein sequence is MTKSELIEKLGDKLSHLSARDVEQSIKEILELMAQSLSKGERIEIRGFGSFSLHYRAPRVGRNPKTGESVELSGKYVPHFKPGKELRERVNLSVA, encoded by the coding sequence ATGACCAAATCAGAACTCATTGAAAAACTAGGTGATAAATTAAGTCATTTGTCAGCTAGAGATGTAGAACAATCGATTAAAGAAATCTTAGAATTAATGGCGCAATCTTTATCTAAAGGTGAACGCATTGAAATTAGAGGGTTTGGTAGTTTTTCATTACATTATCGTGCTCCAAGAGTTGGTAGAAACCCAAAAACAGGTGAATCAGTTGAGTTAAGTGGTAAATACGTACCTCACTTTAAACCTGGTAAAGAGTTACGAGAAAGAGTTAATCTTTCAGTAGCTTAA
- a CDS encoding lipopolysaccharide assembly protein LapA domain-containing protein → MRIYFTLLLVLILLAIAFVFGSQNEQIISLNYLIARVELSIAAAVSLFTAIGFFLGLLATIIWRLIRKGKKSLAKNRSTEI, encoded by the coding sequence GTGCGAATTTATTTTACTCTTTTATTAGTTCTAATTTTACTCGCTATTGCCTTTGTTTTTGGTAGTCAAAATGAACAAATAATTTCATTAAATTATTTGATTGCTAGAGTCGAGCTTTCTATTGCTGCAGCTGTTAGTTTATTTACCGCGATTGGATTTTTTCTTGGTTTATTAGCGACCATCATATGGCGATTGATCCGCAAAGGTAAAAAATCATTAGCTAAAAACCGCTCAACTGAAATATAG
- the lapB gene encoding lipopolysaccharide assembly protein LapB, whose product MIELLFLLLPVAMAYGWFMGRNSIKQKDQTIKQDLSIKYSTGLNYLLSNQKDKAIDSLLDALKVEDDSVEAHFAMANLFRKRGELDRALKVHEHLVRHGNLPTKDKQQAVFELGKDFLSAGLYDRAEKMFNKLLKSPDYGLKSLTYLLQIFQSTKDWQRGIGHKKLAIKFNDKRLLHTLANFYCEQATTAFEQDKFIEVIELLEQALKLDPNSCRANWLMAKIYENHKQCELAGKCYQDIYKQDKDFFPDVIDQMHQCYLDLDASDEFFSFIKKVYDETASSSALIAYLSHVEKKHGNKKAKEFLLSALKRRPTIRGFKHLVKMEMSQSDEVENKASLDLIKDLISEYLKLKHRYSCRSCGFNSSTHYWSCPSCHEWEQLKPVRGLEGE is encoded by the coding sequence ATGATAGAGCTCCTTTTCTTACTACTCCCGGTAGCTATGGCCTATGGCTGGTTTATGGGACGAAATAGCATAAAACAAAAAGATCAAACCATTAAACAAGACTTGTCCATCAAGTATTCTACGGGTTTAAATTACCTATTATCTAATCAAAAAGACAAAGCAATAGATTCACTACTAGACGCATTAAAAGTTGAAGATGATAGTGTTGAAGCACATTTTGCTATGGCTAATCTTTTTCGTAAACGAGGTGAGCTTGATAGAGCATTAAAAGTACATGAGCATTTAGTGCGTCATGGCAACCTACCTACAAAAGATAAACAACAAGCGGTATTTGAATTAGGTAAAGATTTTTTAAGTGCAGGTTTATATGATCGCGCTGAAAAAATGTTTAATAAATTATTAAAATCTCCAGATTACGGCTTAAAGTCATTAACTTATTTATTGCAAATATTTCAATCAACGAAAGATTGGCAGCGTGGTATTGGTCATAAGAAATTAGCCATTAAATTTAATGATAAACGTTTATTGCATACATTAGCTAACTTTTATTGTGAACAAGCAACAACTGCTTTTGAGCAAGATAAGTTTATTGAAGTAATCGAATTACTTGAACAAGCACTTAAGCTTGATCCTAATTCTTGTCGTGCTAATTGGTTAATGGCTAAGATTTATGAAAATCATAAGCAGTGTGAATTAGCGGGCAAATGTTACCAAGATATCTATAAACAGGATAAAGATTTTTTTCCTGATGTTATCGATCAAATGCATCAGTGCTACCTTGATCTTGATGCCAGTGATGAATTTTTTAGTTTTATTAAAAAAGTTTATGATGAAACGGCTAGCTCAAGTGCACTTATTGCTTACTTAAGTCATGTTGAGAAAAAGCATGGTAATAAAAAGGCTAAAGAGTTTTTATTATCAGCACTTAAACGTAGACCGACCATTCGAGGCTTCAAACATCTGGTTAAAATGGAAATGAGCCAAAGTGATGAAGTAGAGAATAAGGCTAGTTTGGATTTGATAAAAGATCTAATCAGTGAATATTTAAAACTTAAACATAGATATAGCTGTCGTAGTTGTGGCTTTAATAGTTCTACCCATTATTGGTCTTGTCCATCATGTCATGAGTGGGAACAACTTAAGCCTGTGCGTGGTCTTGAAGGCGAGTAG
- the pyrF gene encoding orotidine-5'-phosphate decarboxylase has product MFDPKVVVALDFDKKNDALSFVDRISPTDCKLKVGKEMFTYFGPDFVKTLTGKGFDVFLDLKFHDIPNTVAKAVTAAADLGVWMVNVHASGGSQMMTKAKQALDNYGNDSPLLIAVTVLTSMSENDLRGLGINKTPAEQVNFLANLTKESGLDGVVCSAMEAEQLKLSLGQEFKLITPGIRPAGSSKDDQQRIMTPEQAIAVGVDYLVIGRPITQAVDPQLVLEQINASIS; this is encoded by the coding sequence ATGTTTGATCCAAAAGTTGTTGTCGCTTTAGACTTTGATAAAAAAAACGATGCCTTGTCGTTTGTTGACAGAATATCTCCGACAGATTGCAAGCTTAAAGTTGGCAAAGAAATGTTTACCTATTTTGGTCCTGACTTTGTGAAAACGTTAACAGGGAAGGGCTTTGATGTCTTTCTTGATTTAAAATTTCACGATATTCCTAATACAGTTGCTAAAGCGGTGACTGCTGCCGCAGATCTTGGTGTATGGATGGTTAATGTACATGCTAGTGGCGGTAGTCAAATGATGACAAAAGCAAAACAAGCATTAGATAACTATGGTAATGATTCTCCACTGCTAATTGCTGTCACGGTACTAACCAGTATGAGTGAAAACGATTTACGTGGTTTAGGCATTAATAAAACACCGGCAGAGCAAGTGAACTTTTTAGCTAATCTAACCAAAGAAAGTGGTTTAGACGGTGTTGTTTGTTCAGCAATGGAAGCTGAGCAGCTAAAATTATCGCTTGGCCAAGAGTTTAAGTTGATTACACCAGGTATTCGACCTGCAGGCTCATCTAAAGATGATCAACAACGTATTATGACACCTGAGCAAGCAATCGCAGTTGGTGTTGATTATTTAGTGATAGGACGTCCAATTACACAAGCGGTTGATCCACAATTAGTATTAGAGCAAATAAATGCTTCAATAAGTTAA
- the gap gene encoding type I glyceraldehyde-3-phosphate dehydrogenase: MTIKVGINGFGRIGRFVFRAAAARDDIEVVGINDLIDIDYMAYMLKYDSTHGRFNGTVDVVDGQLIVNDKVVRVTAERNPADLKWNEIDVDVVVESTGLFLTDETARKHIEAGAKKVVLSAPSKDDTPMFVCGVNLGEYAGQDVVSNASCTTNCLAPIAKVLNDNWGIKDGLMTTVHATTATQKTVDSPSAKDWRGGRGAGQNIIPSSTGAAKAVGKVIPALNGKLTGMAFRVPTPDVSVVDLTVNLNNPATYEEICQAMKAAATEGELKGVLDYTEDAVVSNDFVGEVCTSVFDAKAGIALTDTFVKVVSWYDNEIGYSNKVLDLVSYIHNYKK; encoded by the coding sequence ATGACAATTAAAGTTGGTATAAATGGTTTTGGCCGTATTGGTCGTTTTGTGTTTCGTGCTGCTGCAGCAAGAGATGATATTGAAGTAGTTGGTATTAATGATTTAATTGATATTGATTACATGGCATACATGTTGAAGTATGACTCAACTCACGGCCGTTTTAATGGCACGGTTGATGTTGTTGACGGACAACTTATCGTTAATGATAAAGTGGTACGTGTAACAGCAGAGCGTAATCCAGCCGATTTAAAATGGAATGAAATTGATGTTGATGTTGTAGTTGAATCAACTGGCTTATTCTTAACAGACGAAACAGCACGTAAACATATTGAAGCTGGCGCTAAAAAAGTTGTTCTTTCAGCACCGTCTAAAGATGATACGCCAATGTTTGTTTGTGGTGTTAACTTAGGTGAATATGCGGGCCAAGATGTTGTATCTAATGCTTCTTGTACTACTAACTGTTTAGCGCCAATTGCTAAAGTGTTAAACGATAACTGGGGCATTAAAGATGGTTTAATGACTACAGTGCATGCAACAACAGCAACACAAAAAACAGTAGATAGTCCTTCAGCTAAAGATTGGCGCGGCGGACGTGGTGCTGGTCAGAATATTATTCCATCATCAACCGGTGCAGCAAAAGCCGTTGGTAAAGTTATTCCAGCGTTAAACGGTAAATTAACAGGTATGGCATTTCGTGTTCCAACACCAGATGTTTCAGTAGTTGATTTAACTGTTAACTTAAATAACCCTGCGACTTATGAAGAAATTTGCCAAGCTATGAAAGCTGCAGCAACAGAAGGCGAACTAAAAGGTGTATTAGATTACACTGAAGACGCTGTTGTTTCTAATGATTTTGTTGGTGAAGTATGTACTTCAGTATTCGATGCTAAAGCAGGTATTGCGTTAACTGATACGTTTGTAAAAGTAGTTTCTTGGTATGACAATGAAATTGGCTATTCAAATAAAGTATTAGATTTAGTTAGTTATATTCATAACTATAAAAAATAA
- the gndA gene encoding NADP-dependent phosphogluconate dehydrogenase, with protein sequence MTQDKILCDIGFIGLGVMGKNLVLNLADNGYNIAAFDLSAEKVQGVIEQDKKENTTGLPRVYGCSSYTELLAQLKAPHLIVLSVPAGSPVDQVCESLIGAGVQPDDIVIDTGNSLWVDTVAREQKYKNNFLLFSSAVSGGEVGARFGPSLMPSGSPYAWTRVKPIWEAISAKVDANTGKPIERTKPGQVITEGEPCATYIGPAGAGHYVKMVHNGIEYADMQIICEAYHILKSGLGLSSDEIADIFEKWNSGLLDSYLMEISVEVLRHKSVDTGTTLIDLILDKAGQKGTGLWTAMSSLEVGCPAPTIAQAVYARSISSFKELRVKASTILSGPGEVSLSNQEKQDYIVQLHDAIYCAKMCAYAQGFQLMKLAAKEHGWTLDFASIAKIWRAGCIIRATFLQSIVQAYARDENLDNLLLDSFFAEQLNARQSNWRKAICGATMFGIPNGALSSALSYYDSIRSEMLPANLLQGQRDFFGAHTFERLDKADGKKYHVEWSTAERKTVVVE encoded by the coding sequence ATGACACAGGATAAAATTTTGTGTGACATCGGTTTTATTGGCTTAGGTGTTATGGGCAAAAACCTTGTACTGAACCTTGCTGATAATGGTTATAATATCGCAGCTTTTGATTTGTCAGCCGAAAAAGTTCAAGGCGTTATTGAGCAAGATAAAAAGGAAAACACAACGGGTTTACCCCGTGTTTATGGATGTTCATCCTATACTGAATTATTAGCTCAATTAAAAGCACCTCATCTTATTGTGTTGAGTGTCCCTGCTGGCTCACCTGTTGATCAAGTTTGTGAGAGTTTAATTGGTGCAGGGGTTCAGCCAGACGATATTGTTATTGATACAGGAAATAGCCTTTGGGTTGATACTGTTGCTCGAGAACAAAAATATAAAAATAACTTTCTATTATTTTCTTCTGCTGTTTCAGGAGGAGAAGTTGGTGCACGTTTTGGACCTTCATTAATGCCAAGTGGTTCACCTTATGCTTGGACTCGGGTCAAGCCTATTTGGGAAGCCATCTCAGCTAAAGTTGATGCAAATACAGGAAAGCCTATTGAACGGACTAAACCTGGACAAGTTATCACTGAAGGTGAACCTTGTGCCACTTATATTGGGCCTGCTGGAGCAGGACATTATGTGAAAATGGTGCACAATGGAATCGAATATGCTGACATGCAAATTATTTGTGAAGCCTATCATATTCTCAAATCTGGTCTTGGTTTGTCTTCTGATGAAATAGCTGACATTTTTGAAAAGTGGAATAGTGGCTTGCTTGACAGTTACTTGATGGAAATTAGTGTTGAAGTTCTCCGACATAAATCGGTTGATACAGGCACTACACTTATCGATCTTATCCTCGATAAAGCAGGACAAAAAGGCACAGGGCTTTGGACTGCCATGAGTAGTTTGGAAGTAGGGTGCCCGGCACCTACTATTGCCCAAGCAGTTTATGCTCGTTCAATTTCGTCTTTTAAAGAGTTAAGAGTTAAGGCTTCTACAATATTAAGTGGCCCTGGCGAGGTAAGCTTATCAAATCAAGAAAAACAAGATTATATTGTTCAACTTCATGATGCTATTTACTGCGCTAAAATGTGTGCATACGCACAAGGTTTTCAATTAATGAAGTTAGCGGCGAAGGAACATGGTTGGACACTGGATTTTGCTAGTATTGCTAAGATTTGGCGAGCAGGTTGTATTATTAGAGCTACATTTTTACAATCAATTGTTCAAGCCTATGCAAGAGATGAAAATTTAGATAATTTATTATTAGATAGCTTTTTTGCTGAGCAATTGAACGCACGTCAGTCTAATTGGCGTAAAGCAATTTGTGGTGCAACCATGTTTGGTATACCAAATGGTGCACTCTCATCTGCATTATCATATTATGATTCTATACGTAGCGAAATGCTGCCAGCAAACTTGTTGCAAGGGCAACGAGACTTTTTTGGTGCGCATACTTTTGAACGTCTTGATAAAGCGGACGGTAAAAAATATCATGTTGAATGGTCTACTGCAGAGCGTAAAACTGTTGTTGTAGAATAG
- the msrB gene encoding peptide-methionine (R)-S-oxide reductase MsrB encodes MNDHYKEKLSEDAYKVCRLAATEQPFSGIYNDHWLPGTYLCACCDKPLFNSDSKFNAGCGWPSFSSSIEGNVAYFEDETHNMSRTEIQCKDCQSHLGHVFDDGPMPTGKRYCVNSLSLTFKNN; translated from the coding sequence ATGAACGATCATTATAAAGAAAAACTAAGTGAAGATGCTTATAAAGTTTGCCGGTTAGCTGCGACAGAACAGCCATTTTCGGGAATTTATAATGATCATTGGCTACCAGGCACATACCTGTGTGCTTGTTGCGATAAACCTTTATTTAATAGTGACAGTAAATTCAATGCTGGTTGTGGTTGGCCTAGCTTTTCTTCTTCCATTGAAGGTAATGTTGCTTACTTTGAAGATGAAACTCATAATATGAGCCGTACAGAAATCCAATGTAAGGATTGTCAGTCACACCTTGGTCATGTATTTGACGACGGACCTATGCCAACCGGCAAAAGATATTGTGTGAATTCGCTCAGTTTAACTTTTAAAAACAATTAA